The window GAACAAAAGCAAGTGATTTCTACTCACCAGTTGTTTCTGCAGAGGTTCAAGGGAAAGGCCTTTTGAGAAGTTTGCCAGTTCCTTCTGTATATCTATAAAAGCTTTATTCACTCTGTTAACTTTTTCATCATTCAcaatgtttatcttttaaaaaaagaaaagagcagtaATTCATGATCTTAAATCCATTACAGATAAAATATAGGCAACTTTAATCTTATTAAACCCCCATATAAACTCTTATCCATCCTACCAATTTGTGCAGATAACTCACACTAAAATTTTTAGTCTTATTGAGACACTTTAGACAAAAaggttctgtttaaaaaaaaaaaaaagaattatgtagCTATACCTTCTACCTTGACTTTTCCTGGTATAAGCAGGCCAAAACATGTGCCTATAATCTTTCCAGGCTATGACGCTACCATCTCTTATCTGTGAAACGAGGACCCTGGATAGAACCCTTCCAGAGTCCCAACAGCGCCTCTCCAAATCCTCCTTGACAGCAGCACCTGGCCGTCTCCTGAGAACAGTGGCCCGTGCAGCCCTCCGTGCCTGAGTCTACAAGGCGGGGGGGCATTCTGTTCACTGCTGTGCCCCAACCATTTCTCCTTCAGACTCCCAGCTCCTCCGCACCTTACGCGCCAGGACATCTGACACCTTCTCACTACTGTCACCTACCTAAACCGATTACTTACTCCTTTGTGAAAGATCTCAAACGTTGGCTCACTGACCCCCCACATGCCTGGCATCACTGCTTAGTGGCTTCAACAAGAACCTACCCGATGGCCACTTAATCTTTTCAGGTCCTCGACTCCAGGGATCTTTTCCACGACTTAACCTTGCCATCACTGCCATGCGGTACCTTAGGCTGCACCACCTCCTGTCCCTCTAGTTCACTTAGTTTATTAGGAATTCTTAAATCTCACTGAAACCTTTTCTAAGTTCACTACTGTTCACATTCTCCACCTCCACTTCTTCCTTTAGCCTACACAGATCCCATGACCACTCGTCAGTCACTCCTTACACCCTCTTAACTGTCTGCCTTTCCCTTCATCAGACTTGTGTGGCAACTTGGTTACACTCAACCATCAGCCTTTTCTGAGCCTGAACCGGAATCTGTAGCAAGTCACAACTGGCTGCCTGGCTTCATGTAAGTTCATTTCCACCAACTTCAATTTACCTTTTTTATGTGCTGCCTGGCAATCTTACCCTAATAAGTTAGGCTACTTTCTGATAAAATTATTTGATACTTTCTCCAACCAGGCTGCCTACCCACAGGTCTTTTCCAGTAGCGTCCATGAAGCTTCTGGGACTTCTGTCTAAACAAAGTAATCTTTCTCAAATACACCAAGCTCTTCCCCAACTGGAGGCCTTTGCACTCACTATTCTTCCTGCCTAAAACATGCTGCTGCTCCCAATACTTCACTGCTCTTGGCGTCACTAGCTCTGTCCCTCAGGTCTTGGCTTCAGCATCAACCTCGAAGACAATTCTATCTAGAGCTGTCACCCCAAACTCCAGTCATATCATTCAGCTTTATTTCCCTTTCAGCATTTCCAAAGACAAGAAACTGCTCCACCATAAAGTTTAATTCAGCTAGTTCATGAAGACTGAAAGATAAAATGTTACATTTCTATGGACCATTATGATAATTAGTAAGTCCTTCAGAGCTGACTCCATCTGGTACTTAAGCTTGAAAACATTTCCTTGAATCATGTTCTTAAGGCGTCTACTTGAAATTTCTCATTccccaaatattttgaaaagaagataaagcaactcttttcattttgtattttaagaaacaaaatattttatctcctattttcaggtttttatttGAGCTCTAGGTATCTCCAGAGAAATAAGAATTAACTGAGGAGAAAAAGAATGGGTGCTGACTGACATTCCGTGTCTTGGCTCTGTTAAGAGCTTcttgaatatatataaatttacagagaacttttccataacattttttttttttttatgatttccagGCTCTGAGAATTAACTGTTACTTGGAGCCTCATACATTTGCagttaaaatgttttccttttgcaCATTTGGATTCAAGAAAGGGAGgttatttttcttcatcatttttctttttaaaacaaatacttaaaaTCATCTTGCTTTTTTGTAGGAAAGGCTAAGAACCTGTTTTAGATATTAACATTCAGCTTTTCAGTAGCTTTACAATTATGCTTTGCTTGTAAACAGTAAAGTCAGAGTGCTTAAGTGATACTCACCTTCTTAAGATTAGTGGTAActggttttgctttatttttaaccttaaaGCTTTTTTGGCTGGCTATGTGGAATACATTCCTGGACTTCTGCCCTCTTAGTTTGTTCTTGGCCATTgtctaggaaaaaaagaaagagctcaATTAAGTTGCCCACACTTATGAactgtaaatcaattaaaatttagG of the Bubalus bubalis isolate 160015118507 breed Murrah chromosome 15, NDDB_SH_1, whole genome shotgun sequence genome contains:
- the RBIS gene encoding ribosomal biogenesis factor, producing the protein MAKNKLRGQKSRNVFHIASQKSFKVKNKAKPVTTNLKKINIVNDEKVNRVNKAFIDIQKELANFSKGLSLEPLQKQLIPQQCHENVSVNVDEATRLMAQL